Within the Pirellulales bacterium genome, the region CTAGCTTGAGCGCTCGTTCGCTTCGCTCGCCCCGCTCCAGCACGGTGGGGTCGAGTTCGACGCTGCGGGTCTGCGGGACTTGGAGTTCGAGCTTGCCCAGTCGGCTGTCGACCGTCTTAAGCTTGAACCCGTTGGCTTGGCCGCGACGCGTCGGCGGTGCGCTGGCAGGGGCCGGCTCCCAGGGCTTCGCTGCGCTGCCGCTTCATGGCCTCGTTAAGAGCGTCTCGATGGCCTGGGCCATGTCGTCGAAGCCGTGGTCGGCGAGCAGTTGGACAATCGCGTCGAGTTCGGTAGATTGCGTCAGGCGAGTCATGCGGCTTCCGTTCACTGCTTCGAGAACAACGAATAGGAAACCGGACTGGCCCGCCCCTTTCAAGCCATCCGCGATGCGCGGCTTTCTACAGAATAAATGATGCACTAACCACCAATGCCCCCGCAAGTCAAGCACAACAAGACCGTATACATTCTCGGCGCAGGTTTTTCAAGTCCAGCCGGTGGGCCTAGCCAGGACAAAATCTTGCATGGCATTGCCAAACTCGCACAAGACCCCGACCCCGAATTGGCAAAGCAAGCCACACAACTGCTCGCCTTCCTGAAAGAAGTGTTGAAGGTCTCTACAGAAAAACTAACCAACGCCTCCCTTGAAGACATCTATACGCCGATCGACCGTTGCCTCGCCGACCGGGTGTCATTGCGCGGCAAGTCTCAGAATGAGGTGGAGAGGAAACGAGCTGACTTAGATCATCTCATCTCGGTGGTCATCCAGCGCTCGTTTCAGCGTCAATATCTTGAGACCGAATACGTTCAGAGGTTTGCTACTCGCCTTGTGAACATGGCTGCAAAACGGGGCGAATTAGCACAGACACCTGGGTGCGAAAGCGAGGCGAAACGTTACGACCCTTTCTCGATCATCTCCTTGAATTGGGACATACTGTTAGATAACGCGCTGGATACTGCCCTGAAGGCAAAGGACGCAGTACATGGCACCGGGCACTATGACGCTTTCGGGGTAGTCGATTACTGTTGCTACGTGAGCTCGTTCGAAGAAGGCGACAATCGCATTCGTTCTGGTTTGTGGTCGCTCGGCGCCAAGGGCTACAACGTGAAGCTCTTGAAACTCCATGGGTCGATGAACTGGCTACAATGTCCTAATTGCCAGCGGCTTTTTACGTCATTCAATGAAAAGTTGGTCGTTTCAAGAAAGATCGGCACTCATTGCAGGCATTGCAATGATCATCAGATTCGCGCGAAACTTCGCGGAACACTCGTAATGCCGACGTTCTTGAAGGACTTCTCTAATTTTCAACTCAAACTCGTATGGCAGAATGCTGCCGTGGAGCTTATGGAGGCAACGAATTTGGTCTTCATCGGCTACTCGTTGCCCCATGCAGACTTCGAGTTTCGACAACTCCTAACTCGGATGGTCCGTCGCTCTGCTCCTATCCATGTCGTGCTCTACGAAGATGCAAAAGATAGGGCGCGATACCGTGAGGAGGTAGCACGCTATAAGCAGTTCTTCACTGGCCATCGTCTGACATTCGATCCGGAAGGTGTAATCGAGTACGTTCGGAAGATTTCCGCCGTAGAGTGTCCTGGTTCAGCGTGAACTGGATTTCTTAGTTATTGGCGTTAGCGGATTAAAAGGTTGAATTGGGGTATGGGCTCCGACGAGCAGCGGAGCGGCGATTACCGCGGGGGAATTGTCTTGGCGTTCCCGCAGGCCGTGGGGCTCATTGCCGACCTCCTGGATCCCCGCTATCCTTTCGCTGCGTTCCGGTTTGAAAGCGTCCGGCAACGTGGCCTCTCGGCATCGCGTCGCCCCGCACTGGCGGGCCTCGGCGAGCTACCGCTCGCGCCGGGCGTAGATCTCATTTTGCCGTGCGGCGAGCCGCCGGCGTCGGGGGGCTCAGCGGCAAGGTGAAGCTTGTCGCCAGCATATCTCTCGGCTTTCGCCCTCAGGGAGTCGCAAGACTCGCCCTTACAATCTCGGATGACTCTCCGAGACCGAAGTCACCCACAGTTTCTGCTAAAGAGGCTCGTGTTCGGCATGGCGATGCGTCATCCTTCCAACTCGTTCGACACGGCGAGCCATTCTTCTTCGAGGCTCGCTAGTTCCGTGGCGAGTTGCTGGAGTCGCTCGTGGGCGCGGCGGGATTGGGCGGGGTCGGTGAGCGTGGCGAGCGTGTCGGCGACAACGCGTTTCTCGTCGTCGAGCTTGGCGATCTTGCGCTCGATCGCTTTGAGCCGCTTCTCCAGTTCGCGCTGATCGCGGCCGGAGAGTTTGGGACGCGCGGCGGTCGTCGCGCCGCCGGGGGCGACGGCGCAGTACGTGGCGTGCTCGGCCCGGAGACCGGCTTCCAACTCCTTGTGAATCCGGTAGACGTAGTCGTCGTACGTGCCGGGATAGCTGACGACGCGCCCCGCGACGACCTCGACGACCTCCGTCGCCACGCGGTGCATGAAGTGCCGATCGTGGCTGGTGAAAATCACCGTGCCGGGGTAGCGGCACAAGGCGTCGGCGAGGGCCTCGACCGTCTCGACGTCGAGGTGGTTGCCCGGTTCGTCGAGCACGAGCACGTTGTGCCGCTCGAGCAGCAGCCCCGCAAGGACGAGCCGGGCCCGCTCGCCGCCGCTGAGAACCTTGATCTTCTTTTCGACCAAGGCGCCGCTGAACAGGAAGCTGCCCGCGACGCTTTTGATCTGCTGGATCGTCGTTCCCGGGGCGGCCTGGTAGTGGAGGTAGTCCTCGACGGTCTGCATCTCGGGCAGCGTCGTGTAGACGTGCTGGGCGTAGACGCCGATCTGGCAGCCGTAGCCCCACTTGAGCGTCCCGCACCGCGGCTCCAGCGAGCCGACGACCGTGCGGAGGAAGGTCGTTTTGCCTTGGCCGTTGTCGCCGACGACGCCGATTCGGGAGCCGTGTTCCAGTTCCAGTTGCACGTCCTCGGCGACGATGCGCTCGGGGTAGCCGATCGACAGGTTCTCGCACCGCAGCGCGGTCCCCTGCCGCGGGGGGACGGCGGGGAAGCTGAAGTTGACCCGGGCTTCCTCGCCGGCGACCTCGACCAGTTCCAGCCGTTCAAGCTGCTTCGCCTTGCTGCGGGCCTGGCTGGCGGTGTTCGCGTTGGCGCGATTCTTGGCGATGAACGTTTCGAGCTGCTTGCGCTTGGCCAGAGTCGCGGCGTTGGCCCGCAGGTCGTGCTCGCGCCGTTCGTCGAGGTTCGCCAGATACGCATCGACGTCGCCGGGGAACATGGTGAGCTGTCCGCGCGACAGTTCGAGCGTGTGGGGGCAGGTGCGTTTGAGGAATTCTCGATCGTGGGAGACGACCAGACACCCGCCCTGAAAGCCGTGGAGGAACTCCTCGAGCAGCATCTGCGTGCGGAGGTCGAGGAAGTTCGTCGGTTCGTCGAGGATGAGCAGGTTCGGGTCGTGCAGCAGCAGGGCCGCCAGCTTGACGCGCGTTTGCCAGCCGCCCGACAGCGACCGGACCGGCTGGCGGAGCATCGGCTCGGGCAACTGGAACTGCCACGCGATCTCGCCGCACCGCCAGTCGGGCTGCCCGCTGTCGCGCAGCAGAAAGTCGAGCACCGTCTCCTGGTCGTGGAACGGGTCGTGCTGCCGCAGGTACCCCAGCCGCAGCTTGCGGCTGCGGACCACCTCGCCGGCGTCGAGTTCCTCGTCTCCCAACAGCACCCGGCACAGCGTGCTTTTGCCGGCGCCGTTGCGGCCGATCAGCCCCGCCTTTTGATCGTCGGCCAAGGCGCAGGTGGCGCCGTCGAGCAACGCCTGCTCGCCGTAGCGTTTATGGGCGTTTTGAAGTTGAAGAACGACAGGCATAGCGACGTAGGCCAGTTTCTCCGAAACTGGCAGAACCTTGCGGCAAGGGGACGTGAATGGAAAGACCGACTCGATGCGGATCGCCAGTTTCGGAGAAACTGGCCTACGTGCGCTGGCGCCATCCCGCGACAACCGCCAAAACGATGCAGCATACCAAACAGGCGCCGCTCAGCCAGTCGCCGGTGCGCACGTAAACGGTCGGCGCCCGTGCGCCGCTGGCGAAGATCGGCACGTCGGCCACGAGCACGTCGGCCCGGTCGCGCTCGGTGACCGCGACGATTCGCCCCGCGTCGTCGATATGGGCCGATAGGCCC harbors:
- a CDS encoding ABC-F family ATP-binding cassette domain-containing protein, whose product is MPVVLQLQNAHKRYGEQALLDGATCALADDQKAGLIGRNGAGKSTLCRVLLGDEELDAGEVVRSRKLRLGYLRQHDPFHDQETVLDFLLRDSGQPDWRCGEIAWQFQLPEPMLRQPVRSLSGGWQTRVKLAALLLHDPNLLILDEPTNFLDLRTQMLLEEFLHGFQGGCLVVSHDREFLKRTCPHTLELSRGQLTMFPGDVDAYLANLDERREHDLRANAATLAKRKQLETFIAKNRANANTASQARSKAKQLERLELVEVAGEEARVNFSFPAVPPRQGTALRCENLSIGYPERIVAEDVQLELEHGSRIGVVGDNGQGKTTFLRTVVGSLEPRCGTLKWGYGCQIGVYAQHVYTTLPEMQTVEDYLHYQAAPGTTIQQIKSVAGSFLFSGALVEKKIKVLSGGERARLVLAGLLLERHNVLVLDEPGNHLDVETVEALADALCRYPGTVIFTSHDRHFMHRVATEVVEVVAGRVVSYPGTYDDYVYRIHKELEAGLRAEHATYCAVAPGGATTAARPKLSGRDQRELEKRLKAIERKIAKLDDEKRVVADTLATLTDPAQSRRAHERLQQLATELASLEEEWLAVSNELEG